From the genome of Gloeocapsa sp. DLM2.Bin57, one region includes:
- a CDS encoding phosphatase PAP2 family protein has product MNQINHKSNQLTIGVILALLSFIFLGFTVSNFSDKLAWDSAILLGIHSQSQPILDQLAIMTTDLGEVTGIIILSLPIWLLLAYQKKPLILAYLIVTIFSSSLVNLIVKLSFQRMRPQLWDVFYLPHSFSFPSGHAMGSMTLVMALLLITRGTIWHNICLIWGSLYLLLIAWTRLYLGVHYPTDILGGWLLAIVWTKTVYWLCLERVA; this is encoded by the coding sequence ATGAATCAAATCAACCATAAATCCAATCAATTAACAATAGGAGTAATTTTAGCTTTACTCAGTTTTATTTTTCTTGGTTTTACAGTTAGTAACTTTTCCGATAAATTAGCTTGGGATAGTGCAATTTTATTAGGGATTCATAGTCAGAGTCAACCTATTTTAGATCAACTAGCCATCATGACAACTGATTTAGGAGAAGTGACGGGAATTATTATCTTAAGTTTACCGATTTGGCTCTTATTAGCTTATCAAAAAAAACCTTTAATTTTAGCTTATTTGATTGTAACAATTTTCAGTAGTTCTCTGGTTAATTTAATCGTTAAACTTAGCTTTCAAAGAATGCGCCCCCAACTTTGGGATGTATTTTATCTACCCCATAGTTTTTCTTTTCCTAGTGGTCACGCCATGGGAAGCATGACTCTAGTAATGGCACTTTTATTAATTACTAGAGGCACTATTTGGCATAATATTTGTTTAATTTGGGGAAGTTTATATTTATTACTAATCGCTTGGACACGTCTATATTTGGGAGTCCATTACCCTACTGATATTTTAGGGGGCTGGTTATTAGCTATTGTTTGGACAAAGACAGTTTATTGGTTATGCTTAGAAAGGGTAGCTTGA
- a CDS encoding LytR family transcriptional regulator has protein sequence MSNLAVKTNQQRKKRNRGLFIALGLGCIACLSATAGAILAVSLHEYKPLQKVALTSQEQQVFNNEKTVRGIAQLDRPVNIVVLGVKVLTSDLEEPPEVDLGYHAVVDSFEGVSDVILLLRFNPRQQKLTVLSIPRDTKTYIPGHGVAKVNAANEEGGAPLAAQAISDLLGGVKIDRYIRINVQGVEKLIDALGGVTVYVPQDMQYTDHSQRLYIDLKQGTQHLNGGQALDFIRFRHDSFGDIGRVQRQQLILRALTEKASNPEIVFKSPQIINIVQSHIDTNLTVDELIALSTFASQINRMNLEMVMLPGEFNGDGRTDISYWLPNYDSIEQLMAEHFDQGYARVEYEDPRNLKIAIQDSTQNPEAVAALVLRLRRAGYQQVYVSRDWGERLPATRIIAQTGNDASAIALRADLGLGEVLVESTGVFGSDITIILGRDWQQQLNQATLSKHNQ, from the coding sequence TTGAGTAATCTAGCAGTGAAAACAAATCAACAGAGAAAAAAACGTAATCGAGGGCTATTTATTGCGTTAGGATTAGGCTGTATAGCTTGTTTATCAGCTACAGCGGGAGCTATTTTAGCCGTTTCCCTACACGAGTATAAACCGTTACAAAAAGTAGCTTTAACTTCACAAGAACAGCAAGTATTTAATAACGAAAAAACCGTCAGAGGAATAGCGCAATTAGATCGCCCTGTCAATATTGTTGTTTTAGGAGTAAAGGTGTTAACCTCTGATTTGGAAGAACCACCAGAAGTAGATTTAGGTTATCACGCCGTAGTAGATTCTTTTGAGGGTGTTTCTGATGTTATCCTCTTGTTAAGATTTAATCCTAGACAACAGAAACTAACTGTTTTATCAATTCCTAGGGATACGAAAACCTATATACCAGGTCATGGTGTAGCTAAAGTCAACGCAGCCAACGAAGAAGGGGGAGCACCTTTAGCAGCACAAGCTATCAGTGATTTACTCGGTGGAGTGAAAATTGATCGCTATATTCGTATCAATGTCCAAGGGGTAGAGAAATTAATTGATGCTCTCGGAGGAGTAACGGTTTACGTACCCCAGGATATGCAATATACTGACCATAGTCAACGTTTATATATCGATTTAAAACAAGGAACACAACATTTAAACGGTGGTCAAGCATTAGATTTTATTCGTTTTCGTCATGATAGTTTTGGGGATATTGGTAGAGTACAAAGACAACAATTAATCTTACGCGCTCTAACAGAAAAAGCCAGTAACCCTGAGATAGTTTTTAAAAGTCCACAGATAATTAATATCGTTCAATCTCATATCGATACTAATTTGACTGTAGATGAATTAATCGCTTTAAGTACTTTTGCTAGTCAAATTAACAGAATGAATCTAGAAATGGTGATGCTTCCCGGGGAATTTAATGGCGATGGTAGAACAGATATTAGCTATTGGTTACCTAATTATGACAGCATTGAGCAATTGATGGCGGAACATTTTGACCAAGGTTATGCTAGAGTTGAATATGAAGATCCACGCAATTTAAAGATTGCTATTCAAGATAGTACCCAAAATCCTGAAGCTGTCGCAGCCTTAGTCTTAAGATTGCGACGAGCAGGATATCAACAAGTTTACGTTAGTCGGGATTGGGGAGAAAGATTACCAGCAACTCGAATTATTGCTCAAACAGGAAATGATGCTAGTGCGATCGCCCTGAGAGCTGATTTAGGATTAGGAGAGGTATTAGTAGAAAGTACAGGAGTTTTTGGCTCTGATATTACTATTATACTCGGCAGAGATTGGCAACAACAATTAAATCAAGCTACCCTTTCTAAGCATAACCAATAA
- a CDS encoding ATP-binding cassette domain-containing protein: MKTPVVFINNLNHSFGEGELCKQILFDIKLTLQSGEVVIMKGPSGSGKTTLLTLIGALRSAQSGTLKVLNQELVGASKHDLVQIRRNIGYIFQSHNLLASLTARQNVQMSIELQENITPASAKEKSELMLKAVGLGDHLNYYPHNLSGGQKQRVAIARALVSHPKIILADEPTASLDSKSGHGVVEIMQRLAKEQGCTILLVTHDDRILDIADRIIYLEDGKIQYSTENAIN, from the coding sequence TTGAAAACACCAGTAGTTTTTATTAATAATCTTAATCACTCTTTCGGAGAGGGTGAATTGTGTAAACAGATTTTATTTGACATTAAGCTTACTCTCCAGTCAGGTGAAGTAGTGATTATGAAAGGTCCATCTGGCTCGGGAAAAACCACTCTGTTAACCCTGATTGGCGCTCTACGCTCGGCTCAATCTGGTACTCTTAAAGTACTTAACCAAGAGTTGGTAGGAGCGAGTAAACATGATTTGGTCCAAATTAGACGCAATATAGGATATATATTTCAGTCACATAATTTATTAGCCTCTCTAACAGCTCGCCAAAACGTACAAATGTCTATAGAGCTACAAGAGAATATTACACCAGCATCCGCAAAAGAAAAGTCAGAATTAATGCTCAAAGCAGTAGGTTTAGGCGATCACCTCAACTATTATCCCCATAATCTCTCGGGAGGACAAAAACAACGAGTAGCGATCGCCAGAGCTTTAGTTAGTCACCCCAAAATTATCTTAGCAGATGAACCCACCGCTTCTCTAGACAGTAAATCTGGTCATGGAGTAGTAGAAATAATGCAGCGTTTAGCAAAAGAACAAGGTTGTACAATATTATTAGTTACTCATGATGATCGTATTCTCGATATAGCAGATCGCATTATTTATCTAGAAGACGGCAAAATACAATATAGCACTGAAAATGCTATTAACTAA